The Pongo pygmaeus isolate AG05252 chromosome 18, NHGRI_mPonPyg2-v2.0_pri, whole genome shotgun sequence DNA window CTGTTAGGGGAGGAGCAGTGGCATTGCTGGGCAATGGCTGCCATGTGCCAGATTCTGCTAGACCCGTTTGGTCTTAGGGTCCTCCCGGCCCTGAGTGGGCCTTAAATTCCCTCGGGCTTCATAACGGCATTTTGAGAAGAGGCGGCTTTACTCCTACGATGTGGGGTTTTGGGGCTCAGCCATTCTCTCTGTGTTCTTCCAAGACATACTGCCAGTCACAGGAATGGAGAAGCCGCTGGGCCCTCTACCGTTGGATGGTACTGTCACCTGCAGTGGAATAGTGGGAGCCTGGCCCAATTTGGAACACAGTTAAATTTGCTTCCCTGTGAGGCTGTTTTGGTGAAAGCCAGAGGATTTGGGTTTCACTCCTATTATGTTCATTTTAAGCTTGCAACTCAAACGAATTTTCCAAGGCTAGAGGAATTgttcctctgcttttttttttttttttttttttcattaaacgCCTTGCATTCTACCTCTTAACATTTGCTGGTGGGAGGATCTGCCTGAAGGTCCCTGAAGCTCTTCCCTGGGCCACTCAAGGAGACACGGTCAGCTAGGTCAGGAGGAGCCGCGCTGCAAGGCAAGGCTCTGCTGTGGCCAGGTGCCCACCTGCTGCCTGCCGATTCCCGCCTGACATCCCTGTCTCAAGCCATACTATTCCGCTACACCCCTGTCCCCAAGGAAAGCTGGGCTTAAGGGATGTGGGGCCACCTGGGCAGGAGCATCCCCCAATAGCCTGTGGGATGAGAGGATAAACAATGGTGCTGCTTTGTCTTGTGATCTGGGTCAGGAAAGCAGGCATTTGGGAACTGGCCCTTTTATACCTTTTCTAGCCCCTTTGGGAGCCACCCTCTCCTGGGTAGGCCCTAAAGTCCCATCCAGCCCCATTTTcacagcaaggaaggaaggagaggtggCCCAAAAGCCTTGGCTTGGGAATAGCTCTGTCAAAACACCCAGAGCCTCAGTGAGATGATCTGGAAACACCCAGGCATCCTCAGGACCAGAGaggctccccttcccccaccagggatgtggaacaGATGGGAGGACATTAAAGAGGAGGCCCCTTTACTGAGGGATGCCCTGCCTCCCACCACAGGCTAGTGTTGGGTGCCAAGCCCTATCACCGGTCAGCCAGTCCCAGTTTTGGAAGTCAATGCTGGGGCTTGCTAGAAAGAGCCTGGCCTGGGAGGCAAGCGGCATGGTCTGGCCTCTAGTCTGCAGAAGCCCCTCCACTCTCTGGAcgtttcctcagctataaaattaTAGAGTCAGATGAgctactctcttttttttttttttgagacaaagtgtctgttgcccacactggagtgcagtggcgccatctcggctcactgcaacctccaactcccggattcaagcgattctcctgcctcagtctcctgagtagctgggactacaggcatgcaccaccatgcccagctaatttttgtatttttaatcgagacagggtatcactatgttggtcaggctggtcttgaactcctgacctcatgatccacccgcctcagcctcccaaagtgctgggattacaggcgtgagccaccgtgcccggcctggatgAGCTACTCTCTAAGGTTCTGCCTGGCCCTGCATTTTCTGTATTCTGAGCCAGAACCCAAAATGACTTGCCTCGGTAGCCCCTGTTCGCAGACCGAGAGCTGATGCCTGGCTCTGGGGCCTCTGCCAATGCTTGGCCCAGGCCGAGTCGGCTGTTTCATCCCTCCTACTGCTGTGAAAGTGGAGAGGGGGCCAACTCTCCAAACCCAAGGCACTGGTCACAGGAAGGCAAGCTTTGATGTCAGGACTCCCGTCAGGCCCAGCTAAAAGTCTTTGGACTTCCTCAGGAGTCTCCTCAGACAGAATGGCTCTGTGCTAACAGAAGGGGACTCATGAGTGCCTTTTTCTGGGCAAGGCTgccaggggaaggggagagattAGCAGTGTGTGGCATGCGGCGGGGTGATGACACTGAGGGGATCACTGGGGTGTGAATGTAATTCCCCCGTCATCGTCAACCAGGCCATATTGGTACAAAAGGTTTCTTTATTGAGGTCTGGGTTAAAATTAGGCACTTGGCCAGAGCAGCAGCTTAAATATGAGGCAAGCAGGCAGGGGTTAGCCATGCCTGGGGCTGGTTTGGGGTCATGAGGCTACAGGCGCAGACTGTCCCCAGGTGGACAGAAGTGGGAgtgggaaaaggaggaggaaggggccgCAGAGCAGCCTGGGTCAGAGGCCTGGTGGGCCGGCCCCGTGGGACTAGGCAGGAAGCTCTGGGTGGCAGGTCCAGCAGGGAGGGGACCAGGATCTCTTGCTCCACGTGCCCCTTAGATCCAGGCCTGAGCCTCTGGCAGGGGCAGCCGCACTTGGCGGGGCGGTCTTCCCAAGCCTCACTTCTTCACCTTGGCGTCGTAGGTGCCTGCATTCTTGTAGGCGCTCACGTAGCCACTGTCGTCCAGGATGTCCTGCCGTCCCGCAATGCCCTTGCCCTTGCCGCTCTCGTCGAAGCGCTCCTTATGGGAGCCCGTGTATCTGCTGGTGTCCGTCAGCCGGTCTACTGCACCCCctgtttttgctttctgtttggaCAGAGTTTCCCCAGGGGCACCTGATGAGGGAGCCCAGCCCTTCCCACCCACAGCCATGATTCCCCACACCCCATTCCGTGGCCACCCGAGACCAGCAGGGCACTTACGGTGACGCCCACATTGGCTggctctttgcctgccaccagcTGGCAGATGGCATCGAAGGCCTCCTCCTTGCTCTTGCCCTTGAATCGCTTGGTCGCCAGCTCTTCCAGGGCCTTCTTGAACTCCTCATAGTTGATGACCCGAGCAGACTTCCCCCTGCCAGGCATGTGGGCACcatgagggttcccctttcttttttctcccccagGGAAAAGCACAAAC harbors:
- the TPPP3 gene encoding tubulin polymerization-promoting protein family member 3 translates to MAASTDIAGLEESFRKFAIHGDPKASGQEMNGKNWAKLCKDCKVADGKSVTGTDVDIVFSKVKGKSARVINYEEFKKALEELATKRFKGKSKEEAFDAICQLVAGKEPANVGVTKAKTGGAVDRLTDTSRYTGSHKERFDESGKGKGIAGRQDILDDSGYVSAYKNAGTYDAKVKK